A genome region from Natronosalvus rutilus includes the following:
- a CDS encoding cation:proton antiporter yields the protein MAAYEITLLIIAIALFGTVLLPRLLEHRPLSFPIIYVGVGFTIFAFVPGVPVLDPIENSYLTERLTELVVIISLMGAGLKIDRPFSIQRWSATWRLLAIALPLTAGIMALLAWKVMGLFPATAILLGAVLAPTDPVLASGVEAGAPLTELEEEQDPQYEWGTVRFALTSEAGFNDGLAFPLTNLAIAAAGAALAEGASLAWLIDWALVDVLYKILAGAVLGLIIGELVARLLFRLPATESLSEMVTRGEEVMAGVEALATTLVAYSVTELLGGYGFIAVFVAALSLRHFEWEHEYYVELHDFAVVVERLLMATVLVLFGGAIAGGLLGPLTWLEGLMGLALLVVIRPAVGILSFLGTTATWPERIVIAFFGIRGIGSFYYLSHALAESSFQERELLVEAGELWAFVGFVVLMSIILHGVSSSAVMDAYDRWRRRHREPGNE from the coding sequence ATGGCAGCGTATGAGATTACACTGCTGATTATAGCAATTGCGCTCTTCGGGACTGTCCTTCTCCCTCGGCTGCTCGAACATCGTCCACTCTCGTTTCCAATCATCTACGTCGGGGTCGGGTTCACCATATTTGCGTTCGTCCCCGGGGTTCCCGTCCTCGATCCGATCGAGAACTCCTACCTGACTGAACGACTCACTGAACTCGTCGTTATCATCTCGCTCATGGGCGCCGGATTGAAGATTGACCGCCCGTTCTCGATCCAGCGGTGGTCCGCAACATGGCGGTTGCTCGCCATCGCATTACCCCTCACGGCAGGAATCATGGCGTTACTGGCATGGAAGGTTATGGGCCTGTTTCCAGCTACAGCTATCCTACTCGGGGCGGTGCTCGCCCCCACCGATCCGGTGCTCGCCTCCGGTGTCGAAGCAGGCGCGCCGCTGACGGAACTCGAAGAGGAACAGGACCCCCAGTACGAGTGGGGGACAGTTCGGTTCGCGCTCACCTCCGAAGCCGGCTTCAACGACGGGTTGGCCTTTCCGTTGACAAATCTGGCCATCGCTGCAGCCGGTGCGGCGCTCGCAGAGGGGGCATCTCTGGCGTGGCTGATCGACTGGGCGCTGGTGGACGTTCTTTACAAGATTTTGGCCGGGGCCGTGCTCGGCTTGATTATCGGCGAGCTCGTCGCTCGCTTGTTGTTTCGCTTACCTGCGACGGAGAGCCTCTCCGAGATGGTGACCCGTGGCGAAGAGGTGATGGCAGGCGTCGAAGCGCTAGCCACGACCCTGGTCGCTTACAGTGTGACGGAACTCCTAGGGGGGTACGGTTTCATCGCAGTCTTCGTCGCCGCACTGTCGCTCCGCCATTTCGAGTGGGAACACGAGTACTACGTCGAACTGCACGATTTCGCTGTCGTCGTCGAACGACTCCTAATGGCGACGGTACTCGTGTTGTTCGGGGGTGCTATCGCTGGAGGATTACTTGGGCCCCTTACCTGGCTCGAGGGACTGATGGGGCTGGCGCTTCTCGTCGTGATCAGGCCGGCGGTCGGCATTCTAAGCTTCCTCGGTACCACGGCCACCTGGCCGGAACGTATCGTGATCGCGTTCTTCGGTATTCGTGGTATCGGGTCGTTCTATTATCTCTCCCACGCATTAGCGGAATCGTCGTTTCAAGAGAGAGAACTCCTCGTTGAAGCGGGTGAGCTCTGGGCCTTCGTCGGCTTCGTCGTCCTCATGTCGATTATCCTGCACGGCGTGAGCTCGAGCGCAGTCATGGACGCCTACGATCGATGGCGGCGGAGACACCGCGAACCGGGGAACGAGTAG
- a CDS encoding universal stress protein, translated as MIDHNRALVVLGFSETSRRLLEYAGRHAQECDVELILLTIMPTSEFQERDRARLAIPHVEKSYTVGEAEEEGVRHAKRLAREALEGFDVSYEIESHVGRQASLVLERARDRDCSTIFMAGHRNGPWQNTTFDNVMAEVVSAFEGPVTVMMGPERDRDIGNSV; from the coding sequence ATGATTGACCACAACCGCGCGCTCGTCGTACTCGGGTTTTCGGAGACGTCCCGGCGACTCCTGGAGTACGCTGGCAGACACGCTCAGGAGTGTGACGTGGAGTTGATCCTCCTGACCATCATGCCGACATCGGAGTTTCAGGAGCGCGATCGGGCGCGCCTCGCCATCCCGCACGTCGAGAAGTCGTATACGGTCGGGGAAGCCGAAGAAGAGGGCGTGCGTCACGCAAAGCGTCTTGCCAGGGAGGCCCTCGAGGGCTTCGACGTGTCCTACGAGATCGAATCCCACGTCGGACGACAGGCTAGCCTCGTCCTCGAGCGCGCCCGCGACCGCGACTGTTCGACGATCTTCATGGCAGGTCACCGGAACGGTCCGTGGCAAAACACCACCTTCGACAACGTGATGGCGGAGGTCGTCTCGGCGTTCGAAGGCCCCGTCACCGTGATGATGGGGCCGGAGCGCGACCGCGATATCGGAAACTCCGTCTAG
- a CDS encoding formate/nitrite transporter family protein, with amino-acid sequence MSSEPESGPTGATLSYRKILEREMENALKEIERPATGVFLSGVSAGLNLSFGALFMAMVLTFSTGFDSELTKQATLAGISAIAFLFVVVGQTELFTAHTTMAILPLLDGRASLTEVARLWSVVYIANLLGCAAFVGLIVAIGSPMGIAEPASFGSLADALLGFPWWVILLSGVIAGWLMGLATWLSAASRDTIGRIVFVLLVTALIGFGPFHHSILGTTEVLSAMVLTDTVTPVEFGSFLVFTTLGNIIGGGVFVGLINYGHVALAGEQQDVDFESRDGGET; translated from the coding sequence ATGAGTTCCGAGCCAGAGAGTGGCCCGACTGGCGCGACGCTCTCGTATCGCAAAATCCTCGAACGGGAGATGGAAAACGCGCTCAAAGAGATCGAACGGCCAGCTACGGGGGTGTTCCTGTCGGGGGTTTCAGCAGGCCTCAATCTGAGCTTCGGTGCACTCTTCATGGCGATGGTCTTGACGTTCTCCACTGGTTTCGACTCAGAACTCACGAAACAGGCCACGTTGGCAGGTATCTCTGCGATCGCGTTCCTGTTCGTTGTCGTTGGACAGACGGAACTGTTCACCGCACACACTACAATGGCGATTCTTCCGTTGCTCGACGGTCGTGCATCGCTCACGGAAGTCGCCCGCCTCTGGAGCGTGGTGTACATCGCTAATCTGCTCGGCTGTGCTGCATTCGTTGGGTTGATCGTAGCAATTGGCTCGCCGATGGGGATAGCGGAACCGGCGTCGTTCGGATCGCTCGCTGATGCGCTTCTCGGATTTCCCTGGTGGGTGATCCTCCTTTCCGGCGTCATCGCGGGGTGGTTGATGGGGCTGGCGACGTGGCTGTCTGCTGCCAGTCGAGATACCATCGGCCGGATTGTGTTCGTCCTCCTCGTAACGGCGTTGATCGGCTTCGGACCGTTTCACCATTCGATCCTCGGAACCACAGAAGTACTCTCCGCGATGGTGCTCACAGACACGGTTACCCCTGTTGAATTCGGGTCATTTTTGGTGTTCACCACGCTGGGAAACATCATCGGTGGCGGGGTTTTCGTCGGGTTGATCAACTATGGCCACGTCGCATTAGCGGGCGAACAACAGGACGTCGATTTTGAGTCGAGGGATGGTGGGGAAACATAA
- a CDS encoding Lrp/AsnC family transcriptional regulator, producing MAELDEIDYGILHLLQEDARHQTPVDMAEHLPVSAQTVRNRIEKLEEAGVIEGYAPSINYEKAGFPIRLQFICTAPPQQREELAKEILQIDHMVRVDEMLSATENLRSLAVTKDSEEINTITEKLHELGLTIEREQLQRYEHNRPFNHFGEETISEE from the coding sequence ATGGCCGAACTCGATGAGATCGATTACGGTATTCTCCACCTATTGCAGGAGGACGCCCGACATCAAACACCGGTTGATATGGCCGAACACCTCCCTGTTTCCGCTCAGACCGTGCGTAACCGCATCGAGAAATTAGAAGAAGCCGGCGTTATCGAAGGGTACGCACCCAGCATCAACTACGAGAAAGCTGGGTTCCCAATCCGACTCCAGTTTATCTGTACGGCTCCTCCTCAACAACGCGAAGAACTTGCTAAGGAAATCCTTCAAATCGACCATATGGTACGCGTTGACGAGATGCTGAGCGCCACCGAGAATCTTCGCTCATTGGCCGTAACGAAAGATTCAGAGGAGATTAACACAATCACTGAAAAATTACACGAGTTGGGACTAACAATTGAACGGGAACAACTCCAGCGATACGAACACAACCGACCATTCAATCATTTCGGCGAAGAAACAATTTCTGAGGAATAA
- a CDS encoding aldo/keto reductase, producing the protein MHYRRLGTTGLQVSPLCLGTWRFGQESNGVLETDRETAHDLLSAFADRGGNFIDTANGYGDGDSERWIGEWLADRDREDFVVASKCYWSTVSRFQENLSKKNVRAEVEGSLERLGTDYLDVLYLHRFDDETPIEQTLRTVDDLVSDGKVHSVGLSTADAWKLTKGLWKADVNNYEAFTVTQPLFHAAYYEDVAEYLDVCADQDLAVCPYSPLAGGFLTGKYDRAGEDTYDLEAPEGTRAQLDDRFLDYYVSERGWHVLEAVREIADECDASPAQVAIRWLIDQPDFDCVPIIGARTVDQLEENLGALEVDLSGEQFDRILEARYDEHGKLYRTG; encoded by the coding sequence ATGCACTACCGACGACTCGGGACGACGGGACTACAGGTCTCGCCACTCTGTCTTGGCACGTGGCGCTTCGGCCAGGAATCGAACGGGGTCCTCGAGACCGATCGCGAGACGGCCCACGACCTGCTGTCGGCGTTCGCCGATCGGGGCGGGAACTTCATCGACACTGCCAACGGCTACGGCGATGGGGACTCCGAGCGCTGGATCGGCGAGTGGCTCGCCGACCGTGATCGCGAGGACTTCGTCGTCGCCTCGAAGTGTTACTGGTCGACCGTCTCGCGCTTCCAGGAGAACCTCTCGAAGAAGAACGTCCGGGCGGAAGTCGAGGGCTCGCTCGAGCGCCTCGGGACGGACTACCTCGACGTGCTCTACCTCCACCGGTTCGACGACGAGACGCCCATCGAGCAGACGCTTCGGACCGTCGACGACCTCGTGAGCGACGGCAAGGTCCACTCCGTCGGCCTCTCGACGGCCGACGCCTGGAAGCTCACGAAGGGGCTGTGGAAAGCCGACGTCAACAACTACGAGGCGTTCACGGTCACCCAGCCGCTCTTCCACGCGGCGTACTACGAGGACGTCGCCGAGTACCTCGACGTCTGTGCCGACCAGGACCTCGCGGTCTGTCCGTACTCGCCGCTGGCGGGGGGCTTCCTGACCGGGAAGTACGACCGCGCCGGCGAGGATACCTACGACCTCGAGGCCCCCGAGGGGACGCGCGCCCAGCTTGACGACCGCTTTCTGGACTACTACGTCTCAGAGCGCGGCTGGCACGTCCTCGAAGCGGTCCGGGAGATCGCCGACGAGTGCGACGCCTCGCCCGCCCAGGTCGCGATTCGCTGGCTGATCGACCAGCCCGACTTCGACTGCGTCCCGATAATCGGCGCGCGGACGGTCGACCAGCTTGAGGAGAACCTCGGGGCTCTCGAGGTCGACCTCTCGGGTGAGCAATTCGATCGCATCCTCGAGGCGCGTTACGACGAACACGGCAAGCTGTACAGGACCGGGTGA
- a CDS encoding response regulator, with protein sequence MKVVNNQLPSFHQSADILLVEDNAGDVRLTEEAFKDGQIANTLYVVNDGVRALDFLYQRGEYKDAPRPHVVLLDLSLPRMNGDEVLQKLRADPEFERLPVIVLTTSEAQHDFVRSIVPEADAYLEKPIDPDDFIDTVRTFESVWLSVGWAEERRE encoded by the coding sequence ATGAAAGTCGTGAACAATCAGTTGCCCTCCTTTCATCAGTCGGCAGATATCTTGCTCGTCGAAGACAACGCTGGCGACGTTCGTCTTACCGAAGAGGCCTTCAAGGACGGGCAAATCGCGAACACGCTCTACGTCGTGAACGACGGCGTTCGCGCCCTGGACTTTCTCTACCAGCGTGGTGAGTACAAGGATGCGCCGCGGCCCCACGTCGTCCTCCTCGATCTGAGCCTCCCGCGAATGAACGGCGACGAAGTTCTCCAGAAACTTAGAGCTGATCCCGAGTTCGAACGGCTTCCGGTCATCGTCCTGACGACGTCAGAAGCGCAACACGACTTCGTGAGATCGATCGTCCCCGAGGCCGACGCCTATCTCGAGAAGCCGATCGACCCCGATGACTTCATCGATACCGTCCGTACGTTCGAGTCCGTCTGGCTGTCAGTCGGCTGGGCGGAAGAACGAAGAGAGTGA
- a CDS encoding MaoC/PaaZ C-terminal domain-containing protein translates to MSGSYSPEEGEIHTYERTFTKADVRQFGEVSGDQQAIHTEPDEAGRLVVQGLLTATLPTKIGGDLSYIAKTMEFDFLQPVYTGDTIRCELKTETVEERDDRYTLSNSVVCTNEDDETVMEAHIDGLIWKE, encoded by the coding sequence ATGTCCGGATCTTATTCACCAGAAGAAGGCGAAATCCACACCTATGAGCGGACGTTTACGAAAGCGGATGTCCGCCAATTTGGTGAGGTCTCAGGAGATCAGCAAGCGATCCACACTGAACCTGACGAAGCAGGCCGCTTAGTCGTCCAAGGATTGCTCACCGCTACCCTCCCGACGAAAATCGGTGGGGATCTAAGCTATATCGCGAAGACGATGGAATTCGACTTCCTCCAACCAGTGTATACCGGAGACACAATCCGGTGTGAATTGAAAACCGAAACAGTCGAAGAACGCGACGATCGCTATACGCTCTCGAATTCTGTCGTGTGCACCAATGAGGACGATGAAACGGTGATGGAGGCACACATCGACGGCCTCATCTGGAAAGAGTAG
- a CDS encoding YqaA family protein — protein sequence MIHLTPFFVAELSIAIGGNLEALVESATGWPGMGIIFVYSFLIAFALPGPSEIVLLAPLDLGLPSWVHLSTIMLVSALGKAAGSVFAFHIGQEVKQSGPIVRWVRRSRWDVLEWSEKRSTQLARRYGYAGLALALSVPFFPDTISIYAFAVLDKNYLRFAIATFVGSLGRLLVTAGLVGGASVAV from the coding sequence ATGATACACTTGACACCGTTTTTCGTAGCCGAACTGTCGATCGCGATTGGCGGGAACCTCGAGGCGCTCGTCGAGTCGGCGACGGGCTGGCCCGGAATGGGTATTATCTTCGTCTACTCGTTTCTGATCGCGTTCGCACTTCCCGGACCGAGCGAAATCGTCCTGCTCGCGCCCCTCGACCTCGGGCTTCCCTCGTGGGTACATCTCTCGACTATTATGCTCGTGAGCGCACTCGGAAAGGCCGCCGGAAGCGTCTTCGCCTTTCACATCGGTCAAGAGGTCAAACAATCCGGACCGATCGTCCGCTGGGTTCGGCGCTCGAGATGGGACGTCCTGGAGTGGTCAGAGAAGCGATCCACCCAACTCGCCCGGCGATACGGGTACGCCGGTCTCGCGTTGGCGCTGTCGGTCCCGTTCTTCCCCGATACGATCTCGATCTACGCGTTCGCGGTCCTCGATAAGAACTACCTGCGATTCGCGATTGCGACGTTTGTCGGCAGTCTCGGGAGGCTTCTCGTGACCGCTGGACTCGTCGGTGGGGCATCGGTTGCGGTCTAG
- a CDS encoding winged helix-turn-helix transcriptional regulator, translated as MLTRSTRAILIAAVGIVLILHSFAATGIVVGESTSEPTTHSRNDAGLIKPPDTVDSKSSETTLSVSPSTVTSIVFLAGHAYSGSSDPLEHDVRQDIYETVHQTSGIYIGDLRETHDLHRSTLRYHLEVLEQEELLASETVFGKIWYYPAGSDTNQLRAALTHEPTGDILEAIARLEPVSVTDLANEVDRSDSTVSHHLERLEDKGLVEQERGSTTVLSRLAPEARAEFETTSELGQWTD; from the coding sequence ATGCTCACCAGATCAACCCGGGCCATCCTGATCGCAGCCGTCGGAATCGTCCTCATCCTGCACAGCTTTGCGGCGACCGGGATCGTCGTCGGAGAATCAACGAGCGAACCCACGACACACAGTCGTAACGATGCGGGGCTGATCAAGCCCCCCGATACGGTCGATAGCAAGTCGTCCGAGACGACACTCTCGGTATCGCCCTCCACGGTCACGTCCATCGTCTTTCTGGCTGGGCACGCCTACTCCGGGAGTTCCGATCCGCTAGAACACGACGTCCGCCAGGACATTTACGAGACGGTCCACCAGACGTCCGGGATCTACATCGGTGATCTTCGGGAAACCCACGACCTCCACCGCTCGACCCTCCGGTATCACCTCGAGGTGCTCGAACAGGAGGAGTTACTCGCCTCCGAGACGGTATTTGGGAAGATCTGGTACTATCCTGCCGGGAGCGACACGAATCAGCTCCGCGCCGCACTCACGCACGAACCGACCGGAGACATCCTCGAGGCGATCGCTCGCCTCGAACCCGTCAGCGTAACGGATCTCGCGAACGAAGTCGACCGGTCTGACAGCACGGTGTCACACCATCTGGAACGCCTCGAGGATAAAGGACTGGTCGAACAGGAACGTGGTAGCACGACGGTACTTTCACGGTTGGCACCAGAGGCCCGTGCCGAATTCGAAACGACGTCGGAGCTGGGACAGTGGACAGATTGA
- a CDS encoding transcription initiation factor IIB, with translation MERLTSQTEHETQTEHETTGEEGVRTCPECDSTSLSRSADGSEISCEDCGLILEEETIDRGPEWRAFNAAERDSKSRVGAPTTQTMHDKGLTTTIDWKNQDAYGRSLSSEKRSQMNRLRKWQERIRTKDAGERNLQFALSETDRMASALGVPRSVREVASVLYRRALEEDLIRGRSIEGVSTSTLYAACRMEGIPRSLDEIAAVSRVDRMEIGRTYRYISKELGLEMQPVDPKKYVPRFCSELELPEEVQSKANEIIDTTAEKGMLSGKSPTGYAAAAIYAAALLCNKKKTQREVANVAQVTEVTIRNRYQEQISAMGIHE, from the coding sequence ATGGAGCGCCTGACTTCCCAGACAGAACACGAAACACAGACAGAGCACGAAACCACTGGAGAAGAGGGTGTTCGAACCTGCCCGGAGTGTGATTCGACGTCGCTCTCGAGAAGCGCAGACGGAAGTGAGATTAGCTGTGAGGACTGTGGACTGATTCTGGAAGAGGAGACGATCGACCGCGGGCCGGAGTGGCGAGCGTTCAACGCGGCCGAGCGCGACAGCAAGTCGCGCGTCGGTGCGCCGACGACGCAGACGATGCACGACAAGGGGCTCACCACGACGATCGACTGGAAGAACCAGGACGCCTACGGGCGCTCTCTCTCCTCGGAAAAGCGCAGCCAGATGAATCGGCTGCGCAAGTGGCAAGAGCGAATCCGAACGAAGGACGCCGGCGAGCGAAACCTCCAGTTTGCGCTCTCCGAGACTGACCGGATGGCCTCCGCTCTGGGCGTTCCGCGCTCCGTTCGAGAGGTCGCGAGCGTCCTCTATCGCCGCGCGCTCGAGGAGGACCTCATCCGCGGGCGGTCCATCGAGGGCGTCTCCACGAGCACGTTGTACGCGGCCTGTCGGATGGAGGGGATTCCGCGATCCCTCGACGAAATTGCCGCCGTTTCGCGGGTCGACCGGATGGAGATCGGCCGCACGTATCGGTACATCTCGAAGGAACTCGGCCTCGAGATGCAGCCTGTCGACCCGAAGAAGTACGTCCCTCGCTTCTGTTCCGAACTCGAGTTGCCCGAAGAAGTGCAATCGAAGGCCAACGAGATTATCGACACCACGGCCGAGAAGGGAATGTTGTCGGGGAAGTCACCGACGGGATATGCCGCAGCCGCCATCTATGCTGCAGCGCTCCTCTGTAACAAGAAAAAGACCCAGCGGGAAGTCGCGAACGTTGCCCAGGTGACCGAGGTCACGATTCGAAATCGATACCAGGAGCAGATTAGCGCGATGGGCATTCACGAGTAG
- a CDS encoding DUF1428 domain-containing protein — protein sequence MERYVDGFVIPVLNEQLDAYREMASEAGKLWIKHGALEYFEGVGDDMEPDMDGMPMVTFPQLADTESDETVVFSFIVFESRDHRDEVNAKVMEDPTMDSDNYEEEMPFDPERMAYGGFRSIVSYE from the coding sequence ATGGAACGATACGTCGATGGATTCGTCATCCCGGTCCTGAACGAACAGCTCGATGCATACCGTGAAATGGCCAGCGAGGCCGGAAAGCTCTGGATCAAACACGGCGCTCTCGAGTATTTCGAAGGCGTCGGAGACGACATGGAGCCCGACATGGACGGCATGCCAATGGTGACCTTCCCACAACTCGCAGACACAGAGAGCGACGAGACAGTTGTATTTTCATTTATCGTCTTCGAGTCGCGGGACCACCGCGACGAAGTGAACGCGAAGGTGATGGAAGATCCCACAATGGACTCCGACAACTACGAAGAGGAGATGCCCTTCGATCCGGAGCGCATGGCGTACGGTGGCTTCCGTTCAATCGTCAGCTACGAGTAA
- the tnpA gene encoding IS200/IS605 family transposase produces the protein MKYNLQTGSHTVYALQYHFVTVTKYRAAILTEEIAERIGEIANELSEDFGVDIQNVNGGADHIHILFTAKPTTDITKFINSLKGVTSRKVRSEYPEVKQTLEDSFWQPGYFLASTGQVSIDVLMDYVEDQ, from the coding sequence ATGAAGTACAACCTTCAAACCGGGTCGCACACGGTATACGCGCTCCAATATCACTTTGTGACCGTCACGAAGTACCGTGCGGCTATCCTCACCGAAGAAATCGCAGAACGTATCGGTGAGATTGCGAACGAACTCTCGGAGGACTTCGGGGTTGACATTCAGAACGTGAATGGCGGGGCCGACCACATCCACATCCTGTTCACCGCGAAACCGACCACTGACATAACGAAGTTCATCAATTCGCTAAAGGGCGTGACGTCACGGAAGGTTCGGAGCGAGTACCCTGAAGTGAAACAGACGCTCGAAGATTCGTTCTGGCAACCGGGATACTTCCTCGCCAGCACGGGGCAAGTGAGCATTGACGTTCTCATGGACTACGTGGAGGATCAGTAA
- a CDS encoding proteasome assembly chaperone family protein has translation MTPPSDGVEFHRSSNPDAAQPTLIEGLPGHGLVASIAVDQLTDQLGLEQYGSIRSDSFPPVASFADGLVQDTVRVYSGTDPDVLTLQSDVPIPEDAFTDLSGCVLDELVDDFNQAIFLAGAPAQSEEQRGEVIGAATTETLRDELEAAGIELAADSGAVGGVTGALVSACYQADVPAALLLVRADPRVPDPAAARSVIENALEPLVEFDVDTDELREQAEEIQRQKQQLAQQMQPQGQDQQEEPMQARGMFR, from the coding sequence ATGACGCCACCCTCTGACGGAGTCGAATTCCACCGGTCGTCCAACCCCGACGCGGCGCAACCGACGCTGATCGAGGGACTGCCAGGACACGGGCTGGTCGCCTCGATTGCGGTCGATCAACTCACCGACCAGCTGGGACTCGAGCAGTACGGGTCGATCCGATCCGATTCGTTTCCACCCGTCGCCTCGTTCGCGGACGGACTCGTCCAGGACACGGTTCGCGTCTACAGCGGGACGGACCCCGACGTCTTGACACTCCAGAGCGACGTACCGATCCCGGAAGACGCGTTCACCGACCTGAGTGGGTGCGTGCTCGACGAGCTGGTCGACGACTTCAACCAGGCGATTTTCCTCGCCGGGGCGCCCGCCCAGTCCGAGGAGCAACGGGGCGAGGTTATCGGAGCCGCCACGACCGAGACACTGCGAGACGAACTCGAGGCGGCGGGGATCGAACTCGCGGCGGACTCCGGGGCCGTCGGTGGCGTGACCGGCGCCCTCGTCTCCGCGTGTTACCAGGCGGACGTGCCGGCAGCACTCCTACTCGTCCGGGCGGATCCACGGGTCCCTGACCCGGCTGCGGCCCGGTCTGTCATCGAGAACGCGCTCGAACCACTCGTCGAGTTCGACGTCGACACCGACGAACTCCGCGAGCAAGCCGAGGAGATCCAACGCCAGAAACAACAACTCGCCCAGCAGATGCAGCCCCAGGGTCAGGACCAGCAAGAAGAGCCGATGCAGGCCCGAGGGATGTTCCGGTAA
- a CDS encoding MoaD/ThiS family protein, with product MDVTVYGPLRGATGAKTVTLQCDPDTVAEVVDAFVQAYPRARPQLFTEDGALRPSVRVTVDGGRASFDDSCPAGATVSLFPAIQTGRRRIPRATAPGEEGDNQQYKNH from the coding sequence ATGGACGTCACGGTCTACGGTCCGTTACGCGGCGCCACCGGGGCGAAGACGGTTACCCTCCAGTGCGACCCCGATACGGTCGCCGAGGTCGTCGACGCGTTTGTACAGGCGTATCCGCGCGCTCGTCCCCAGCTATTTACTGAGGATGGTGCGCTCCGTCCGAGCGTTCGCGTGACGGTCGATGGCGGCCGGGCGAGTTTCGACGACTCCTGTCCTGCGGGTGCGACTGTCTCTCTCTTCCCGGCGATTCAAACTGGTAGAAGGCGGATTCCCCGGGCCACCGCGCCCGGGGAGGAAGGCGACAACCAACAGTATAAAAATCATTAA
- a CDS encoding CBS domain-containing protein, whose product MPLQDIARPRNELVSARPDTPLPELAQLMDERRVGCVVIERENRPAGIVTDRDLGMRAVGAGKDSTELTARDVMTDDPYTAESGDGVFELCAQMREHGVRRMPVVEDGELTGIVTLDDLVVLLKDEMHNISSVIREESPPYSA is encoded by the coding sequence TTGCCACTGCAAGATATCGCCCGCCCACGAAACGAACTTGTATCGGCCAGACCAGACACGCCGCTTCCCGAACTCGCCCAGTTGATGGACGAGCGCCGGGTCGGGTGTGTGGTGATCGAACGCGAAAACAGACCCGCAGGGATCGTCACCGATCGCGACCTCGGCATGCGGGCCGTCGGAGCAGGAAAAGACTCCACCGAGTTGACCGCACGCGACGTCATGACCGACGACCCGTACACCGCCGAGAGCGGTGACGGCGTCTTCGAACTCTGCGCACAGATGCGCGAACACGGCGTCCGTCGGATGCCGGTCGTCGAAGACGGCGAACTCACGGGGATCGTCACGCTCGACGACCTGGTCGTCCTCCTCAAGGACGAAATGCACAACATCTCGTCCGTGATTAGGGAGGAATCGCCGCCGTACTCGGCGTAG
- a CDS encoding HalOD1 output domain-containing protein — MAQSISLYCEPDGSDTVITEIISAIAEMEGVGPADLHPPLYDVIDLEALGAVLSHDSGFVSVSFTYNGQDIELQSKRDTRGGKNGE, encoded by the coding sequence ATGGCACAATCCATTAGTTTATACTGTGAACCTGATGGGAGTGACACAGTCATCACAGAGATTATCTCGGCCATTGCGGAGATGGAAGGTGTCGGCCCTGCCGACTTACACCCTCCTCTTTACGACGTAATTGATCTTGAAGCCCTCGGGGCTGTGTTGTCCCACGATAGCGGTTTCGTCTCCGTCTCATTCACCTACAACGGGCAGGACATCGAATTACAGTCGAAGAGAGACACTCGTGGGGGAAAGAATGGAGAGTAG